The Aspergillus luchuensis IFO 4308 DNA, chromosome 6, nearly complete sequence genome segment ACATCTGATTTGATGAATGCTCCTTGGGTCATTGCAGGAGATGGCCAGTCTTCAAGCCTTGGGAGGGATGGAAACGTCCACAGCGTACCTGGGCACGAGGATGCAAAACACGATGTAGTCCTTGCCATGATGAACTGGGTGGAAAATGGAACCAGTCCAGATGAGTTGATTGCCACAAAGTTTGTGAATGACAAGGATCCGGAAGAGGGTGTATATCGTCAGCGCCCATTGTGTGTGTATCCTGCCGAGGCTCGATACAAAGGCTCGGGGGATATTAACGCTGCGGAAAATTGGGAGTGCAGAGGCTATAATGGCACTGATACTGGGGACAACTTAGTGTAGATGATGTTTTTGCTCAACGGAAGACACTTGTGTATATAAAAGCCAAATAGATTGTTGAAATGATCCGACCTCAAATTTGAGAAGCTTTTTAGAAAATGGGCCAGCTCGTTGGTGGAGAAACTGATCAACAGCGGCCCCTCCGTTTATCGGTTATCGGACTTTCTGTTATACTGCGAGCCCCTCCGCCCGCCAGAGTCTCCGCACTCACCAACTcactttcttcatctttctctcACCTTCCCATAGACACTTTTTGTTTTGCTAGACAAGCGCGCCATCAGTATACACCACAATGTCCAATACCGTTGCAGctgccgaggaagaaggcgtGTACACGCCTTACGAccaattcttcctcttcggcgaCTCCATTACCGAGTATTCCAATGCCCAGGACATGGGATTCGGGTTTCACCCAGCGTTGCAGAATGGTAGGCAATCAATGCCCAATAATCTCTTTAAGCAGGCATATACTGATACCTTGTAGCCTACGCCCGCCGCCTGGACGTGGTGAACCGTGGATTAGCGTGCGTTCCCCAATAATAAGTTGAAGCAACAAATAAATAACAACCACCACTGACTCTTCTACAGCGGATACAACACTCTCCACGCCCTCAAAGCCTTCCCCAAGTGCTTTCCTACCCCCGAGCGCGCTAACGTCCGACTCATGGTACCCATCCCCAAGCACACGCTCTCCCCATAACCCTCATAACTAACAAACAAAACCAGACCATCTGGCTCGGCGCCAACGACGCCAGTCTCCCCGGTTTCGAGCAGCACGTCCCCATTGAGACCTACAAGCAGAACCTCAGAAACATCATCCAGCACCCCCTCACAAAGGCCCAGAACCCCcgcatcatgatcatcactcctccccccatcaACGAGTACCAATTGGCCGGGTTTGACGCTATGAAGGGGAACCCCCATCCGACTCGGACCAACGCGCACACCAGGACGTACGGTCAGGCTGCGCGCGAAGTTGCTGCAGAATTTGGTCTCCCCGTTGCGGATGTCTGGAGCGCGTTCATGTCGTCTGTTGGGTGGAAGGAGGGTCAGCCGCTGGTTGGGTCGAGGGATTTGCCTGAGAATGCCAAGTTTGCTAGTCTGTTTACGGATGGCTTGCATTTGGCTGCGAATGGGTATCGCATTGTGTTTGAGGAGGTTATGAAGACTATTCAGGAGAGCTGGCCCGATCAGGTGCCAGAGAACCTTCCTTATGTGTTCCCTCCTTGGGCGTTGGCGCCGAAATAGGGGCTCGGCTTGGATCATTGGAGATGCTTGTGCTAGTGCTACTAGTAGGAGTACCGTCTCATCTGCTGTGTGGTATACTGCTTCGAATGGTGGTTTATATAGAGAGAACTGATCATCTAGAATAAATACTAAGAGAACCGATGCACACGCGGGGAATATGATAGAACACTGTACCGTTTCAGCCAGCTGAGAACATCGTGAATGTGGATTTTCAAATCAGAAGCAAAGGACCGGTTGAGTCCACTTTCTTTGGCTCCATTGACAAAGAATGAATAGTAGCAAAATGAGGCTTTGGATGAAAGCGGTCTAGATCCAGTGCATGGCGGCCGCTGGTTGGCTGGCGGGCGTTGGATTGCGATCCCCTCATGAAATCCGGTCCGACGGCAACTTCCTGCCTTGCaacttctcttccccccattCTGTCTTCGTCCTCTCCACTGTGCCTCTTTGCTATCTACTCGACCATTTCTCCGCTCCACCCTCCTCGCGACCAAGAAAAGTGTTTCTGattctgcctctgcctctcttTTAGCGACATTCTTTTCCTTCGACTCCTTCCTTCGCAAAGAACATCCCCAGAAGTCCTCCGCCCATTCCTCGCCTCCCTCGATCCCCTTCACGAAAGCCGACCATCGCACGAACTCCGTTATATTGCCTCTAATACAGCTCTTCACACGAACATATTCATCTACGGCTCTTTATAATCAACTCTTTGAAACTTGGAACAACTCCGCTGTCGCCTGGCTCTATCCCGCATTCCCATCATCTTGGGCCAACTTCCGTCCGAATACACCATAAACGCTTCCCGCTTCCTTCCTGCCGCCGTCGTTTGTGTGGCACGATCCTTCGAGTCTTCTTACCACAGTACTTCCGCcattagatattttatatgtCTTTGATCGGATTCGTGGATACTCGTTCTTAGCAAACCGGGTGGACGGCCGTTTGGCCGTCACACAGcacgagggaggaggatttgaGGACAAAGCGGGCTATcagaagcagctggactAGGATAGCAGTTATTGCGGAGAAGTGAATAGTATCGATTGGTCAACGGATTTGGTCGGTCTGGTCTGGTAGACACCTTTCAGCCTTCTCTATCGATTGACGTTCTCGTGTGTCGCCACCATCCAGCGTCTCGTGTTACTTCCGTCTGGATATGGATGCCCAGTATCCCTTTGCCTCCCGCGACGATATCTGGCGCGTTTTCGAAGAGCTGAAGGAGCTCCACGCCACACAGTTCGAACAGGCGGAGCGTATCGCGAGACTGGAACGACGGAGGGACGAGGATGCAAAGCTGAGGAGTGTTTGGGGTCCTTTGTCGCCGTTTCCTAGCTCCGTTGGGGGCACAATCCCCACAGGTGTGTGatagtttcttcttctggatcttcgCAAGCATGTGGTTCGAGCATGGCTGATGCGCTGTCTTCTGTAGAGCCGGTCTTCCATACCCCCGCGGACGCTTTCAAGGGCTTCGACCAAGGACACCATCACGGGGCCGTCTCTACAATGGGTCTTGACAACGAAGAGGAGCCGCGACGGGGCACTTCCAGGGCAAACAGTGTGAGGTTCGATGAAAGTGCCATTCATGGGTACTACGGGCAGGCCAATCGATCTAGCAGTGAGCTGCCACTCCGCACCGGCAGCGGTCTCGGGAGCCATCCCCTGACGGAGCGGTCCTTGTCTCATCGGTCAGATGGGAGGCAAAGCTCTTCCGGACACTCTCACCACTCGGCTCGTACCAACAGTTTGGGCCTTGAAACAACTAGCAGGATGATGAGCTCTGTCGGTGGTTCGCCGCTCATTCCTCCGCCTGGACTGTTCCTCCTGGGCCCTGTGCCATGCATCATTCGGTGCTGGCTGACTACAACCTTCTCCAATGACTCTCTCTTGTATGCTGCTGTCTGCTCGGGCTCGTATACTTCGTCACTAGGATACCCGATGGTTCAGACGCTTGGGTTGGCAGATCAAGTTGTGTACGAGGGGGAGATGCAATACATCAAGCTCCCAATATACCTTCCTGAGGCTAGTGTGCACCAAGCCTCTTCGCGGTCCAGCAGCCCCGAACCTCAAGTGCCTACTTTGACCGTTCGGTTTCTAGTTCGCGAGGTTGAGCCCGGCGACACTGCGATCCAGATTGTCTTGGGAAGCGATGTCCTCCGGTCCCACAACGCTGATGTGCTCTTTTCACAAGACAAGATCATCATGGTCGATGATGAGAGGAACAAGGTATCCATTCCCTTGGTGCGCCCCGAAGATGATTCGGTCTTCAAGTCCTTGTCTACGATGTCCGATGCCGCCCGCATCGGCCGGAAGGCTCGTTCTGTCCACGAGGACATCCAAGCGGATACAAACGGCCATGCAACGTTTGGCGTGATTGGACGTCCTCCCAGCCTCTCTCGCCGGGGTACCTCCACGTCTGCCTCTGCAAGAGAGTCTCTTGAGGGCTCCGAGGAGAGTCGAAAGGCTCGCCCGGAGACCCAAGAGCTGCCAACAGACACTGATACCCAAAAGGAGCCAAAGTCCGCCACCGAAGTTGACGCTCAGGCGAGTGGCCCTGCACGTGTGGAGGCAGCCGGAGTCTGGGGCTCGTGGAAACGCGAATCCAAGCCAGACTCGAACCCTTCTGCTACGGGCAAGGCCACCCGTGGCCGTACGATGAAAGTACTGCGGCCGACGAAATCTTCTACACGGGTGCCTACAGCCACGACCGTTCCTAGTAGTTCTGGTACCGACTATGCGGCGACCTCAGGGCCATCCCAGCCCGCGTCGACCCGAGCGTCGCCGGATGGGACACGCACGAGCAAGCAGTGGCCCAGCAATCCAGTTGGCGGGGCGTCTGCATTTGGCTGGCTCAACACCACGCAGCCACCGGGTCGGACAGCAATGACCCCTAAATGAAACAAATTAGGGAGTTACTTGTATATTTCTTTCCATGACTTGAGACAGTCAGTCTAATTGACGTACCGCATACTGTATACCTCCCTCGTAgcatacacacacactatataataaataaaccCACTACTTAAATCTTAGCCAACCCTTCCACCGCCCCCCTcgtctcctccttcatctccctAACCAACCCACTCACCCCCCTAAACCCCTCATGTCCCGCATCCCCCAACATCTCAAACAACAAACTCTCACTCGTCGTCACTATCGCCCCCGCAtctctcatcctcgccaccgcaacccccctctcctccttatTCACACTACTCACCCCATCCAAGCACACATACACCCGATGTCCCCTCCGCAGCAGATCCATCGTCGTCTGCAACACGCAGATATGCGTCTCAATCCCCACGATGATCACATCCAAtgccttttcccctttctcgGGCGAGGGGAGGAGCGTTTCCATCTCGGGCGTTATCATTGAAAAGAGAGTTTTGTCCAAGTCGGCGCGCACGAGTGGGTTCGAGGTTAGGTGCGTGGTTAGTTCGGGCACTGTAGCGCCGAGTTTGTCCCGCGATTGCGTCGTGATGTAGATGGGTATGTTGAGGGGTGTGCTGGCGCGGAGGAGTTTGGTTGTTGTGCTTATACTATGGGTTGGTtaggtggtgatggtggtttaGGGAGGGGCGGTAAGTACACTTTGGGAAATTCGTAGATCGCGTGTCGGAATTTCTCTTGGAGGTCGCAGATACTGGGTTTTGGTTTTTGGTTAGGGGGGTTGGAATGGGGAATGGGGAAGGTGGAAGGGCGTACAAGAGGGCTGGGTTGTCTGGTAGGTGGATTAGTTAGTTGGATTTGCTTGGGGGTAGGGTGGTGGACGTACTGATGCGGGTTACGCGGGATAGGGAGGCCATTTTTGATTGCTTTGTTTGAGTGTGCGTTCAATGGGTTTCGGTTTGGAATTGTTGGTTTGAGGGAGAGATGTAGTtgtgatgtgatgagatgagatagATAGGGGAAGcggggaagacgaggagaatTGGAGGTCAGGTGCGGGGAAGTTGGTGCCTAGGTTATCAGGCAGGTATTTTATACAGCTTATTCTTCTAAGTATTAAGTGGTGGCAACTGCTTTTGATTATCCAAGTCTATAATAAATCAgttctaatttttttatccAAATTATTCCCAATTACAGCTGTATCTCTTCCACCTTTGCCCGTCCGGCGAACCAGCTGTGGTCGCCTTTTAGAGCTGCTTGGCGGATGGCATACAGCTCGTCCAGGAACGCCGGTACGAAGCTGCCCGGTCCCTTTACGGTGTCCTTGGATGCCGCGTTCTCGGCGGCAATCTCGTACATCAGGATACCTGAAAGCACGGCGAGGAATTTGTCCTTGGGGTGGGTGGTCAAGAAGGCACCCGAGACGGTGCCTACGGCACAGCCGGTCTGGATTTCTTTGTTAGCATGCATGCTGTCTGTATTtggtgggaggtggagacTTACGCCTGTCACTTGGCCGAGAAGCTCATGGCCATTGGAGACCGCGACGACGCGCTCTCCGTCGCTGAGATAGTCGGTGGCGCCGGTGAGGAGAACAATGTTGTCTACTGGGGTTAGCTATGTTTTTGTCAATTCGTGTAGTAAAACGTACGTTCTCTCCTGGCGAGATCACGTGCCAGTTGGGCTTTTTTGTGGCTGTCGAGGTTGCTGGGTCCGCTGTCGACACCACGCTGCGTtacgccgctgctgccataCACCTGACGGATCTCGCCTTCGTTGCCCTTGATGAGGTCAAAGTACCCGCCGGCCATGAGCTGGGTAACGGCTCCACGGCGGATGCTGGTGGCTGCGGCGCCAACGGGGTCGTACACTACGGGGTTGCCGCGCACGTTGTATGCTTTCAGGGCTTTCAGGTAGTTGGGGATGCTCTCGCTCGTGAGGGTGCCCATGTTGATGACCAGGGCACCGTCGAACTGGCAGAGATCGACGGCTTCATCTCCGTACGGTGACATAATTGGCGACGCGCCCCTAGATATCGTTGGCAAAGGTCATTGGTTGCATGGGAGCTTGCAGGGAAGAAATACATGGATAGCGCGATATTGGCGACAAAGTTGGCCACAACATAGTTGATCATGTTGTGTACCAGGGGGTGGCCCTTGACGACTTCCTGGACCACCTGAGGCACCTGTTCGAGCAGTGCGGAGGTGTCACGGGCAGGGGTGACAGCCTCGCTCCGGACGAAAGGGGGAGGGCTGGAGACGAGCTTCACGAACTCAGCAGCCGCGGCCTTCGGGTCATCTGCAGCCATGATGGCGCTGACGATCGCAACGCCATCCAGGGCCTTATGGGGAGCGCGGGACTGGTAGAGAACGCGCTGGACATTGGAAGCGTTGATTCCACCAATGGAGACAGTTCCAACATTGCGGCCCGACTCCGAGATGGCCTCAAGAATGGCCTGGGTGCCGGCTGTACCAATGATGGACTTGGTGTTGGTTTTCCTGCTCTCGTCAGTTATGCACACTTCTTCAAGACTATCTGGGGTCGTACGTCGGAGTAGCGAACATGGTGCCGATTCCGAGGTAGTCGGCACCTGCAGCAACAGCCTTCTGCGCCTCCTCGATAGAGGAGGCActgatgccgatgatggcatTCTCGGGGAGAAGCTTCCTGGCTACCTCGATAGCTACGAGCAGTCAGAATACGGCGAGTAGACAGATTAAGTCCAGACATACCCATGTCATCTTGGCCCAAGTGGACACCCTCTACACCAGCCGCAAGAGCGACATCCACACGGTCATTGATGAGCAGAGGGACATTGTACTTCTTGGTGATTTGGTGCAGTTTCTTGGCGGTCTCTACTTGGACGCCCGTGTCACTTTTCTTGTCTCTATATTGGACAATCGTCACACCTACAACCAATCGTCAATGGTGAGAAAAATCCGCGAGAAGAACAATTCACCTCCTTTGACAGCTTCCTCGACGACAGCACACAGGTCACGGCCCTTGAGGATAGCCGGGGTTGAGTCGGTGACCAGGTATACCGAGAGATCCAGAGTCATTTTGTGGGAACTGGTTGGGCTCTAGTTAGATTCATGTGACGCACACAGTAGACTGAGAACTGCCAGCTTTGTGGGATCTAGTGGACGAGACAATAGTACTTACCGGCTATATTCAATTTACTGATAGTATGAGTCCCACGATGGTCACAACAGTATATTGGAGGCCCACGAGTCACAGGCAAGCGAGACTTGGATGGTGTTGGGAAGAGTGGGGTTTCACGGCCGAAGTTAGTCATGGCTAaccttcgacatcatctGCTCCCATTTCTCTCGCTTCTGTCTACActatgagggtgaggataaTTGTTACCTTCATGTCTTCTCACACAATGATACCATActtaaattctattatattaatgcACGACCTAAAGGACGTTGGAGCTAGTCACTAGTGCTAACGCATTAAATTTTGCTGCTGAATGTCTATTCTCAGGATTGAAGTTGATGGTATACTTCACGATCAATATGTCTGATCACGAACTTACTAAATACTATTCTTGAGCTAGCACCTCCTACAGATGCATCAGGGAATGCTAAGTGGCCAGCTGCATCATTAAGTACTTCACCCCATGGCTACTGTGAAAGTTACTGATGCAGCAGAGTTGGTGTTATGCTGAAACTCCTGGCTCCACTTCGGATGGCGACAGTGATCCGCCGATGGCCGGCGTCTGCTCGTGCTTCTCACCCTGGACCAATGATCGAATTGTGCAGGCTCACACGGTCGCACAGGACAGACCAAAATACCGACCTAGAGGACACTGACTACCCGAAAGTTACCCCAAGAGTTGCCTAAGCCTATGTATCCGGTTTTAAATAGCAGGCAGGCCAATGCAGGGGTACAATTTGGAACTCGGACAGGCAACGACAATCCCATTGTATCTCTACCAGAAAGCATAAGCATGGTGAAGTCATCAGATGTACTGCTATCAAAGGTAGTCTGGCAAGTCTCTACACCCTA includes the following:
- a CDS encoding SGNH/GDSL hydrolase family protein (COG:I;~EggNog:ENOG410PMS4;~InterPro:IPR013830,IPR036514;~PFAM:PF00657,PF13472), which gives rise to MSNTVAAAEEEGVYTPYDQFFLFGDSITEYSNAQDMGFGFHPALQNAYARRLDVVNRGLAGYNTLHALKAFPKCFPTPERANVRLMTIWLGANDASLPGFEQHVPIETYKQNLRNIIQHPLTKAQNPRIMIITPPPINEYQLAGFDAMKGNPHPTRTNAHTRTYGQAAREVAAEFGLPVADVWSAFMSSVGWKEGQPLVGSRDLPENAKFASLFTDGLHLAANGYRIVFEEVMKTIQESWPDQVPENLPYVFPPWALAPK
- a CDS encoding uncharacterized protein (COG:S;~EggNog:ENOG410PKPH), which codes for MDAQYPFASRDDIWRVFEELKELHATQFEQAERIARLERRRDEDAKLRSVWGPLSPFPSSVGGTIPTEPVFHTPADAFKGFDQGHHHGAVSTMGLDNEEEPRRGTSRANSVRFDESAIHGYYGQANRSSSELPLRTGSGLGSHPLTERSLSHRSDGRQSSSGHSHHSARTNSLGLETTSRMMSSVGGSPLIPPPGLFLLGPVPCIIRCWLTTTFSNDSLLYAAVCSGSYTSSLGYPMVQTLGLADQVVYEGEMQYIKLPIYLPEASVHQASSRSSSPEPQVPTLTVRFLVREVEPGDTAIQIVLGSDVLRSHNADVLFSQDKIIMVDDERNKVSIPLVRPEDDSVFKSLSTMSDAARIGRKARSVHEDIQADTNGHATFGVIGRPPSLSRRGTSTSASARESLEGSEESRKARPETQELPTDTDTQKEPKSATEVDAQASGPARVEAAGVWGSWKRESKPDSNPSATGKATRGRTMKVLRPTKSSTRVPTATTVPSSSGTDYAATSGPSQPASTRASPDGTRTSKQWPSNPVGGASAFGWLNTTQPPGRTAMTPK
- a CDS encoding putative isochorismatase family hydrolase (COG:Q;~EggNog:ENOG410PP10;~InterPro:IPR000868,IPR036380;~PFAM:PF00857), yielding MASLSRVTRINNPALFICDLQEKFRHAIYEFPKVISTTTKLLRASTPLNIPIYITTQSRDKLGATVPELTTHLTSNPLVRADLDKTLFSMITPEMETLLPSPEKGEKALDVIIVGIETHICVLQTTMDLLRRGHRVYVCLDGVSSVNKEERGVAVARMRDAGAIVTTSESLLFEMLGDAGHEGFRGVSGLVREMKEETRGAVEGLAKI
- a CDS encoding bifunctional hydroxyethylthiazole kinase/thiamine-phosphate diphosphorylase (BUSCO:EOG09263GIG;~COG:H;~EggNog:ENOG410PFZZ;~InterPro:IPR029056,IPR000417,IPR036206,IPR022998, IPR034291,IPR013785;~PFAM:PF02110,PF02581;~go_function: GO:0003824 - catalytic activity [Evidence IEA];~go_function: GO:0004417 - hydroxyethylthiazole kinase activity [Evidence IEA];~go_function: GO:0004789 - thiamine-phosphate diphosphorylase activity [Evidence IEA];~go_process: GO:0009228 - thiamine biosynthetic process [Evidence IEA]) encodes the protein MTLDLSVYLVTDSTPAILKGRDLCAVVEEAVKGGVTIVQYRDKKSDTGVQVETAKKLHQITKKYNVPLLINDRVDVALAAGVEGVHLGQDDMAIEVARKLLPENAIIGISASSIEEAQKAVAAGADYLGIGTMFATPTKTNTKSIIGTAGTQAILEAISESGRNVGTVSIGGINASNVQRVLYQSRAPHKALDGVAIVSAIMAADDPKAAAAEFVKLVSSPPPFVRSEAVTPARDTSALLEQVPQVVQEVVKGHPLVHNMINYVVANFVANIALSMGASPIMSPYGDEAVDLCQFDGALVINMGTLTSESIPNYLKALKAYNVRGNPVVYDPVGAAATSIRRGAVTQLMAGGYFDLIKGNEGEIRQVYGSSGVTQRGVDSGPSNLDSHKKAQLARDLARREHNIVLLTGATDYLSDGERVVAVSNGHELLGQVTGTGCAVGTVSGAFLTTHPKDKFLAVLSGILMYEIAAENAASKDTVKGPGSFVPAFLDELYAIRQAALKGDHSWFAGRAKVEEIQL